A stretch of Heterodontus francisci isolate sHetFra1 chromosome 1, sHetFra1.hap1, whole genome shotgun sequence DNA encodes these proteins:
- the mrps18c gene encoding 28S ribosomal protein S18c, mitochondrial: MLRAARKWRPGYWQKGISTQHVPVASNNADMPIKLENPYKEPPKKCIMCGVSVDYKNVQLLSQFISPYTGRIFGRHITGLCGKKQREISKNIKKAQQMGFMSVTLKDPAFLKDPNICDFKLQE; the protein is encoded by the exons ATGCTGCGGGCGGCGAGGAAATGGCGGCCAG GGTACTGGCAAAAAGGGATCAGCACTCAACATGTTCCAGTTGCTAGTAACAATGCTGATATG CCAATAAAGTTAGAAAATCCTTACAAAGAGCCTCCCAAGAAGTGCATAAtgtgtggtgtttcagtggactacAAGAACGTACAG ctTTTGTCCCAGTTTATATCTCCATATACGGGTCGCATTTTTGGCAGACATATAACAG GCTTATGTGGAAAGAAACAAAGAGAGATTTCCAAGAACATCAAAAAAGCCCAGCAAATGG GATTTATGTCAGTCACATTGAAAGACCCTGCTTTCCTAAAGGATCCAAACATTTGTGATTTCAAACTTCAAGAATAA